The following are from one region of the Hemiscyllium ocellatum isolate sHemOce1 chromosome 26, sHemOce1.pat.X.cur, whole genome shotgun sequence genome:
- the LOC132828353 gene encoding LOW QUALITY PROTEIN: pepsin A-like (The sequence of the model RefSeq protein was modified relative to this genomic sequence to represent the inferred CDS: substituted 1 base at 1 genomic stop codon), translating to MKWLLIALACIQLSESLVRXVIKVKLTKGKSARQALEDRGLLGDLLKKHQYNPYSKYAGYFNGQTMSTEPLINYLDMSYYGTISIGTPPQSFTVIFDTGSSNLWVPSVYCSSQSCSNHKKFSPSKSSTFQATNQPLSIQYGTGSMTGVLGYDTVTISNIAVKEQEFGLSETEPGSTFYYAPFDGILGLAYPNIASSSATPVFDNMMSENLVQQDLFAFYLTRQDGQSGSEVVFGGVDPNHYTGQINWVPVTQEGYWQIQLDRVTINGQVVACSGGCQAIVDTGTSLLTGPNRAISTIQQYIGATQGYYGQYTINCNNLPNMPNVVFTINGIDYPLTPSEYTIQDQSGCMSGFDSMYLPSSSGGLWILGDVFIGPYYSIFDRGNNRVGFAKSV from the exons ATGAAGTGGTTGCTCATTGCACTCGCTTGTATTCAGCTCTCTGAGAGTTTAGTCAGGTAAGTAATCAA GGTTAAATTGACGAAGGGTAAATCTGCCCGGCAGGCTCTGGAAGACCGTGGGCTTCTTGGTGATTTACTGAAGAAACACCAATACAATCCATACTCCAAATATGCAGGCTACTTCAATGGGCAGACCATGTCTACAGAGCCACTCATAAACTACCTAGAT ATGTCTTATTATGGAACAATTAGCATCGGAACCCCACCACAAAGCTTCACAGTCATCTTTGATACTGGTTCATCAAACCTTTGGGTCCCATCAGTTTACTGTTCCAGCCAATCATGCT CAAACCACAAGAAATTTTCACCAAGCAAGTCCTCAACGTTCCAGGCAACAAACCAACCACTGTCTATTCAGTATGGTACAGGCAGCATGACTGGGGTCCTGGGCTACGACACAGTCACT ATATCAAACATTGCTGTCAAAGAGCAGGAATTTGGCTTAAGCGAGACTGAACCTGGGAGCACTTTCTATTATGCTCCATTTGATGGGATCCTGGGGCTGGCCTATCCAAACATTGCATCGTCCAGTGCCACACCTGTGTTTGATAACATGATGTCTGAGAACCTGGTCCAACAAGACCTGTTTGCTTTCTACCTCACTCG ACAGGATGGTCAGTCCGGAAGTGAAGTTGTTTTTGGTGGAGTTGATCCAAACCACTACACAGGTCAAATTAACTGGGTGCCCGTCACTCAAGAAGGTTACTGGCAAATCCAACTGGACAG GGTGACAATCAATGGTCAGGTTGTTGCCTGCAGTGGAGGCTGCCAGGCCATTGTTGATACTGGCACTTCCCTGCTTACTGGTCCCAATAGAGCCATCAGCACTATCCAACAATACATTGGTGCTACCCAAGGGTACTACGGCCAG TATACCATCAACTGCAATAATCTGCCCAACATGCCGAATGTAGTCTTCACAATCAATGGAATCGATTATCCCCTTACTCCATCCGAATACACAATCCAG GACCAGTCTGGATGCATGAGTGGATTTGACTCCATGTACCTTCCAAGCTCTTCTGGAGGACTCTGGATCCTGGGGGATGTCTTCATTGGGCCATACTATTCCATCTTTGACAGAGGAAACAATCGTGTGGGTTTTGCCAAATCCGTCTAA